The Trypanosoma brucei gambiense DAL972 chromosome 10, complete sequence genome has a segment encoding these proteins:
- a CDS encoding amino acid tansporter, putative → MTSREGIHPPYEVPVDAIFQPEGEGADISRSGTLISGAASARTVASPSQTQPADSRLSLSPPLKSPKITATPREVFHGERFSGESLDQPLTPGCAKERVGPSSSRGSDLASVGDGFTRFTYGSVQDCDELDRHSLGPQLTDALECSFRSGTFVPSSGQSYTSLGRAAFHIFKGNVGTGVFLLPAYYRDAGYALGGVVVVLMGWLIIDCVLALIRAKQIIGHTGARTYPAVVKYVLGKLWMHFAKFSLLFTQFGFCVVYIQYASSLFAEFFTGHDLYKLFVFISIVVVTFMTFVSHRLGFLAYMSMIAAVFVMVVLAGATAEEVCSLSTTGVAPEVWAIVPTMRIFLFISGHVFSLEGIGVVLPVENSISPEDYPKFEKVVKYVNASIVALYVFFGVLGYLAYGEALESSVVLAMPASTMKVLMQVLLGLSLIFGYPIQFVPAIQLLDRALGIELHREKSMFVMVRVTFNIFVGAIAASIGAETVSLFAGFLGAFTGIHLMVTLPALLAIFTERVENARSSTDVDGVSAELSFCDYMKIFCTFPDNPFDCRWYAYIIFSLFVWVAGIYFTFAPMLSK, encoded by the coding sequence ATGACAAGTCGTGAGGGTATTCACCCCCCATATGAGGTACCCGTTGACGCCATTTTTCAACCGGAAGGGGAAGGCGCCGACATTTCCAGAAGTGGAACTCTTATTTCAGGCGCTGCCTCAGCACGAACTGTGGCGTCACCGTCGCAAACCCAACCCGCTGATTCGCGTCTGTCGCTTTCACCACCACTCAAAAGTCCGAAAATAACTGCAACCCCTCGAGAAGTGTTCCACGGGGAACGCTTTAGTGGTGAATCGCTCGATCAACCACTAACGCCGGGGTGTGCTAAAGAAAGGGTTGGGCCAAGTTCTTCAAGGGGTAGTGATTTGGCATCAGTTGGTGACGGATTTACCCGTTTCACATATGGCAGTGTACAGGATTGTGACGAGTTGGACAGACACTCTCTTGGACCGCAATTAACAGACGCGTTGGAGTGCTCCTTTCGGAGTGGCACCTTCGTCCCGAGCAGCGGACAATCGTACACCTCGCTGGGTCGTGCTGCCTTTCACATATTCAAGGGAAATGTGGGTACgggtgtttttcttcttccagcTTATTACCGAGACGCCGGATATGCTCTGGGCGGGGTAGTTGTTGTGCTGATGGGATGGTTAATCATTGACTGTGTGTTGGCTCTTATTCGTGCCAAGCAAATTATTGGCCACACAGGTGCACGTACCTACCCGGCCGTGGTAAAGTATGTATTGGGAAAGTTGTGGATGCACTTTGCCAAGTTTTCACTGTTGTTTACACAGTTTGGGTTTTGTGTAGTGTACATACAGTATGCCTCATCACTGTTTGCAGAGTTCTTTACCGGTCATGACTTGTACAAACTGTTCGTTTTTATTAGTATTGTGGTGGTGACATTCATGACCTTTGTTTCGCATCGCCTGGGTTTCCTGGCGTACATGTCAATGATTGCAGCGGTGTTTGTTATGGTGGTTCTTGCGGGAGCAACAGCCGAAGAGGTGTGTTCCCTTTCAACAACCGGTGTGGCTCCTGAAGTGTGGGCAATTGTGCCGACAATGCGcatatttctctttatttcgGGCCACGTGTTTTCCCTAGAAGGTATTGGTGTGGTTCTTCCTGTAGAAAACAGCATTTCTCCCGAAGACTACCCGAAGTTTGAAAAAGTGGTAAAGTACGTTAACGCCTCCATTGTTGCACTAtatgttttctttggtgTTCTTGGTTATTTAGCTTATGGGGAAGCGTTGGAGTCATCGGTGGTACTCGCGATGCCAGCCAGCACAATGAAGGTGCTCATGCAAGTGCTGCTCGGATTGAGTCTCATTTTTGGCTACCCTATCCAGTTTGTGCCAGCCATACAGTTACTAGACAGGGCGTTGGGCATTGAGCTTCACAGAGAGAAATCGATGTTTGTGATGGTTCGCGTAACCTTTAACATTTTTGTTGGAGCCATCGCCGCAAGTATTGGTGCGGAGACTGTTAGCCTTTTCGCTGGTTTCTTGGGGGCATTTACTGGCATACACCTTATGGTAACGCTTCCCGCTCTCCTCGCCATTTTCACCGAGCGTGTGGAAAATGCACGTAGCAGTACTGATGTTGATGGTGTGAGCGCAgaactttctttttgtgactACATGAAAATATTTTGTACATTCCCCGATAACCCCTTCGACTGCAGGTGGTACGCGTACATTATTTTTAGTCTCTTTGTGTGGGTAGCAGgaatttattttactttcgcCCCGATGCTATCAAAGTAA
- a CDS encoding translation elongation factor 1-beta, putative: MSSLKEINGRLSAQPYVSGFTPSKEDARIFSEMFGSNTAVIQWAARMAAYYQAERVQLTKGATASKTSATTKAAAGDDDDIDLFGEATEEELAALEAKKKKDAAAKSSKKVIIAKSSILFDIKPWDDTVDLDGLAQKLHAIKRDGLLWGDHKLVPIAFGVKKLQQLVVIEDDKVSGDDLEEMIMSFGDDVQSMDIVAWNKI, from the coding sequence ATGTCATCGCTAAAGGAAATCAATGGTCGCCTGAGCGCACAACCATACGTCTCGGGGTTCACACCGAGTAAAGAAGACGCTCGCATCTTCAGTGAGATGTTTGGTTCTAATACCGCTGTGATTCAATGGGCTGCTCGCATGGCGGCTTATTATCAGGCGGAACGCGTCCAGCTGACGAAAGGAGCAACCGCATCAAAGACGTCCGCGACGACCAAAGCTGCTGccggtgatgatgatgatatcgATCTTTTTGGTGAGGCCACTGAAGAGGAACTTGCGGCCCTGGAGgccaagaagaagaaggatgcTGCAGCAAAGAGCTCCAAGAAGGTGATCATTGCAAAATCATCAATCCTGTTTGACATCAAGCCGTGGGATGACACAGTGGACTTAGATGGACTCGCACAGAAACTCCACGCAATTAAGAGAGATGGTCTACTGTGGGGTGACCACAAACTGGTGCCCATTGCGTTCGGAGTTAAGAAACTGCAACAGTTGGTTGTCATCGAGGACGATAAGGTATCTGGAGATGACCTGGAAGAGATGATCATGTCTTTCGGGGATGATGTTCAGTCGATGGATATTGTTGCTTGGAACAAGATCTAA